The following coding sequences are from one Mycobacterium bourgelatii window:
- a CDS encoding alpha/beta fold hydrolase, whose amino-acid sequence MPKITDSVTTPDGECPVQLFTPDGTGPWPGVVMFPDAGGARDTFDQMAAKLAGYGYAVLLPDVYYREGEWAPFDMSTAFSDPKERGRIFAMIGTLTPDRITRDAEAFFDYLAGREEVSGERFGVCGYCMGGRISVLLAGRLPERVAAAASFHGGGLVTDNVDSPHLLADRMNAKVYIGGAENDASFTADHAEQLEKALTAAGVDYRLEWYQAAHGFAVPDNPPYDEAAAERHWAAMTETFRSALA is encoded by the coding sequence ATGCCGAAAATCACCGACAGCGTCACCACTCCGGACGGCGAGTGCCCCGTTCAGCTGTTCACTCCCGACGGCACCGGCCCCTGGCCCGGTGTGGTCATGTTCCCCGACGCGGGCGGGGCGCGCGACACCTTCGACCAGATGGCGGCCAAGCTGGCCGGCTACGGCTATGCCGTGCTGCTGCCCGACGTGTACTACCGGGAGGGCGAGTGGGCGCCGTTCGACATGTCGACCGCGTTCAGCGACCCGAAAGAGCGCGGCCGGATCTTCGCCATGATCGGCACGCTCACGCCGGACCGGATCACCCGCGATGCGGAGGCATTTTTTGACTACCTGGCCGGCCGCGAGGAAGTGTCAGGTGAGCGCTTCGGCGTCTGCGGCTACTGCATGGGCGGACGCATCTCGGTCCTGCTGGCCGGTCGTCTTCCCGAGCGGGTCGCCGCCGCGGCGTCCTTCCACGGCGGCGGCCTGGTCACCGACAACGTCGACAGCCCGCACCTGTTGGCCGATCGCATGAACGCCAAGGTGTACATCGGCGGCGCCGAGAACGACGCGTCGTTCACCGCCGACCACGCCGAACAGCTGGAGAAGGCGCTGACGGCGGCCGGTGTGGACTACCGCCTCGAGTGGTACCAGGCTGCCCACGGCTTCGCGGTCCCGGACAACCCGCCCTACGACGAGGCCGCGGCCGAGCGGCACTGGGCCGCGATGACCGAAACCTTCCGCTCGGCCCTCGCCTGA